A window of the Brassica napus cultivar Da-Ae chromosome A2, Da-Ae, whole genome shotgun sequence genome harbors these coding sequences:
- the LOC106378358 gene encoding transcription factor MAMYB-like yields MEFYDEDMPRFVFRSRPSSSRMAEENDPKPPNKIFISVSVVISLLVLSLFFFYFESEPTKSLLLRLSISALIGPFAPSSLTGGRIRVGYGQILEEEQINEDLSMDNEQEIEEEQTI; encoded by the coding sequence ATGGAGTTTTACGACGAAGACATGCCTAGATTCGTATTCCGATCTCGTCCTTCCTCTTCTCGCATGGCGGAGGAAAACGATCCTAAACCACCTAACAAGATCTTCATCTCAGTGTCTGTTGTTATCTCTCTCCTCGTTttatcactcttcttcttctacttcgaATCAGAGCCAACCAAATCGCTCCTCTTAAGGCTCTCAATCTCCGCCCTCATCGGTCCTTTCGCGCCTTCTTCTCTCACCGGTGGTAGAATCCGCGTCGGTTACGGTCAGATCTTGGAGGAAGAGCAGATCAACGAAGATCTATCGATGGACAACGAGCAAGAAATCGAGGAGGAACAAACGATCTAA